One Spinacia oleracea cultivar Varoflay chromosome 4, BTI_SOV_V1, whole genome shotgun sequence DNA segment encodes these proteins:
- the LOC110801514 gene encoding uncharacterized protein, translating to MPDDFEDVTDDEEETREEEDKEAPDPVTQRLNKMDARMTKHYSRLMKLMTRFPEAPTPVETEPTDGYAASPFCEAIARVTVPHTLRLPTWTTLYDGTSDPYRHVNFYKQRMWQIGIPHDLVEPVMCKSFGGTLDGAALEWLTNVPPRSISCLSDFINAFYQQFASSRQLEKQTSDLYRTAIEAFKRGLIPNSELYREITKYPCATFEEVRSRATAQMRIEDDEVIRTASQRSIGGSSDRRSYTPRNNNWRHQPYVRQNQVQSVNQYYDTNNVYRNERVEHPNISDYGFNVDIGGVVNALQNVGGIVRWPRKNDRPDSMKDMSKWCDFHRDNGHTTEECISLRKEVAYLLKRGHIKELLSDKGKETLSKEQTTLPGPATSSERPDPPPFSKVVNVISGGSDICGLTSSAAKKINRGESETVEEGQTEDEVALHRSLTAMAITFDDSDSVDTQREHHDGLVISLPIGNALIKRILVDNGRSANVLFLEALQEMGLEEKNIVRRSTVLVGFSGEALRTVGEISLPTYAEGVNMMTKFNVVDCPSAYNVILGRPWIHKMKAVPSTYHQSIKFPTKWGVMEIKGQQRDAKKCYETALKPSKSPI from the exons ATGCCCGATGACTTTGAAGATGTGACCGACGATGAGGAGGAAACCCGTGAGGAAGAAGACAAAGAAGCTCCCGATCCGGTGACCCAACGCCTGAACAAGATGGATGCACGCATGACAAAGCACTATTCCCGCCTGATGAAGTTGATGACCAGGTTCCCCGAGGCACCTACACCAGTGGAGACCGAGCCGACCGACGGGTATGCCGCGTCGCCGTTCTGCGAAGCGATCGCTAGAGTGACAGTTCCGCACACACTCCGGCTCCCAACCTGGACCACCCTGTACGACGGGACATCCGACCCCTATAGGCACGTCAACTTCTACAAGCAGCGCATGTGGCAGATCGGGATTCCGCACGACCTAGTGGAACCTGTTATGTGCAAATCATTCGGCGGCACCCTTGACGGAGCAGCTTTGGAATGGCTCACGAACGTCCCTCCCAGATCCATCTCCTGTTTGTCCGACTTCATCAACGCCTTCTATCAACAATTCGCCAGCAGTCGCCAGTTAGAAAAACAAACCAGTGATCTCTATCG GACTGCTATTGAGGCGTTCAAGAGAGGCCTCATCCCCAATTCGGAGCTATACCGGGAaataaccaaatacccctgtgCAACTTTCGAAGAGGTGCGATCAAGGGCCACCGCCCAGATGCGAATCGAAGACGACGAGGTTATCCGAACAGCATCTCAACGATCAATAGGGGGCAGCAGCGACAGAAGATCGTACACCCCAAGGAACAACAATTGGCGACACCAACCATATGTTCGGCAAAACCAGGTACAAAGTGTCAATCAGTATTATGATACTAACAATGTTTACAGGAACGAGCGGGTCGAACACCCTAACATCTCCGACTACGGCTTCAACGTCGACATTGGAGGTGTGGTGAACGCCCTTCAAAATGTAGGTGGAATAGTCAGATGGCCCCGGAAGAACGACAGACCGGACTCCATGAAGGACATGAGCAAATGGTGCGACTTCCACCGCGACAACGGACACACAACCGAGGAGTGCATCTCCCTCAGAAAGGAAGTCGCATACCTCCTGAAACGGGGGCATATAAAGGAACTATTGAGCGACAAGGGAAAAGAAACATTGTCCAAAGAGCAAACCACCCTGCCCGGCCCAGCGACAAGCAGCGAGCGACCAGACCCACCACCATTCAGTAAAGTGGTAAATGTTATTTCCGGTGGTTCAGATATTTGTGGACTAACCtcttctgcagctaaaaaaATTAACAGGGGAGAATCTGAGACCGTAGAAGAGGGACAAACCGAAGACGAGGTCGCACTACACAGGTCCCTGACCGCAATGGCTATCACTTTCGACGATTCAGATTCTGTAGATACACAGCGGGAGCACCACGACGGGTTGGTAATATCGCTCCCAATAGGGAACGCATTGATCAAAAGGATACTGGTCGACAACGGAAGATCAGCCAACGTACTGTTCTTGGaagcactacaagaaatgggATTAGAAGAGAAAAACATAGTAAGGAGATCAACAGTTCTGGTAGGGTTCAGTGGAGAAGCACTACGGACGGTAGGAGAGATATCGCTGCCTACATACGCAGAAGGCGTCAACATGATGACCAAGTTCAACGTCGTCGATTGTCCATCAGCGTACAACGTCATCCTAGGACgaccatggatccacaaaatgaagGCAGTGCCATCAACATATCACCAATCAATCAAGTTTCCAACCAAGTGGGGggtcatggaaatcaaagggCAGCAAAGGGATGCGAAGAAATGTTACGAGACAGCACTGAAACCATCCAAGTCACccatctag